From the genome of Mustela erminea isolate mMusErm1 chromosome 3, mMusErm1.Pri, whole genome shotgun sequence:
TAAGTGCTCTGAGAAATACAAGCCAAGAAGGAACAGGGAGGGAAGGATTTGAACTCCAGCTAGGCATTGGGTAAGTCCTGGCTGAGAATGTGAGGAGGATGTGAGGGAACAATGTGGAGCATATCTGGGAAGAGCATATCCATGAAGATGCAGAAGCAAGTGTCAAGGCCCCTGAGGCTGGTGTCTGTCTATTATATGGGAGGAACTCAAAGGTAGCTGGTGGATGAGTGAACTAGAGGAGTCAAGGGAATTCCAGGGACAGCATAAGGAAAGGAGGTCTTGGTGGTGATGGAAGGCTGCCCCAAAAAGTCTGGATTTAGTCTTGAAGCATTTTGGCTTTTACCTTTCAGAGATGAGTTCACTCCAGTGCTATGGGGCAAATAGACTAACAGGGAAGCAAGGGTGGAATGGGGAGGCAAGTCCAGTTAGGGGCCATTGTTATCATCCAGGAAAGTAGTAACAGTGGTGTGGTAAGGTGGAACCTGGCAGGAGTGAAAAGTGGTCAGGAGTGAATACATTTGGAGGAAAAGACAGCAGGAATTTCTGATGGTTGGGatgtgagagggaaggagaggattCAAGATGAATGTGTTGTGCTCTGAGCTACTGGGGAGACCTGGACTTAATTAATCTGAGAAGAAGGTTAGAACAGGTGTTTCTCCACTGGAGACCAAGAACATTTTGGTTACTTCAGGTAGGATAAGACCATTGGACATCCATGTCAAAATGCTAAATATGTGGTGTGTATAAGAATCAAAGTTCATTCAAGCCATTCAGGGTATGAAGAGAAATGTCTAGTGACCAATATAGTATGTTAGTACTAGTTACATTTTCAGAACTCTTTCCTAGAAAGCTCCACATAAACCCTCTCATTGAAGCTCACAGGAAAGCAGTGATGGAGAATGTGTGATTATACTCCTGCAACAGAAGGTCTAAATGCTGGAGAAGGTCAACAATTAGTGGTGATACAGCTGTGTCTTGGACTCAGGGCTCCAGAGGTCCTTTAGAGTTTTCTGTTATCATTGCTCTTTATACAAAGAAAAGGCTTTTTCTAGGGAGAGATGCTTGTACTACAAATGTGATGTAATCATTTCTGATGAGACAGAGAAGTGTGAAAACTGTCAGAGATGATGAAGAGAGAGGTATATCTCACTGAAAATGTATTCAGCTGAATGCCTCTACACACAGAGAGTAGTGCTGGACATCCTCAGAATATGAGGAAGTTCGGTTATAAAGTCGGAGGgacttgttttgttctgttggttGGGTAATACTGGCTCCAATATGACCAAGATAGTATTTAAAGGCAGAAATTTACTCctatagaacacacacacatatacacgacAACAGGGAATTGTTGGTGTAAAGGATACAGTCTTTAGACATGAGTCGGGCCATGCTCCCCTCTGTAGGGACAAGCTCACCAAAATCCCTAGTTATAGAACTGGGCAGGCCCATCCCAGCATAGGAAATCACCTTGGATCTTTACACAGACAGAGTGTTCTGTAGGgtctttgcatttcctttttgcaGGGGGGTAAAGTAGAGAAGAATACACTCCTTACAAATGTATCCTAGATACTGCTCTCATCCATTTGTGGGGAACATCTTTGTCATTTGTAAACACCCGAAGATCTTCACTGTTCCTCACAGGAAAGTATCCAGCCATGAATTTGTAGTACAATTCAGGTCAAGAACAACAGCTTCTGCAATGAAAGAATCCAGGCTTTCTACTTTCAGAACTTGGAGGTTGCAGCTGCATATTACTTCATATGGTTATTTTATTAAgtcaacacacacatatataagaaCATGGGAGGCTTTGCAGAGAAGTTCTCAATGACACTTGATAAAGGTCTGAAGGGAGGGTGAGCCATGAAGATAGCTGGAGGAGGAATACTCCATGAAAAGGGAAGTCAAATGTCCTAAGGTAAGAGTGTGTCTTGCTTGAtgcaggaaataataaagaggtTCTGGTAGCAAAAGCAATCTGAGTAAGGGGACAGGGTCAGAGCCCATGGGGGTAGGTTACATAGGACTTGGGGGCCTTGCAAGGGTTTGGCCTGGATCTGTGTTGGGAGCCAATGGCCTATCTTGAGCCCAAGAGTAACACTATCTGACTTGCGTTTCATATGGTTTAACTCCCCAGCTGCTGAGTAGAGAAGCAAGGAAAACCACTCAGGAGGCTGCTGTGAACCAAGGAGCACATTCTCAGGCCAAACAAATGAGATGTAGAAAACCAGAGAGGGATTACTTGGGACCCCCTTCAATGGCAGAAGCAGGTTTAAGCTGAGATACAGCATTTGACAAGAGGAGTTTGGAGGAAGATATGCTAGGTGACTGGAACAGtgtgagaaaaactaaaagaggCAAACAGAAGTCATATTTGGCAATCTGCAAGTGTCTGTTGAGGTGGAAtgcagtatttatttaaaaggatttGGGGATGaaaagctggagagggagagcagggccaTACCTGGACTTCAATTAGGTTAAAGGTGAAGCTCTGCTCCCAGTCTTGAGTAGTGACATGGCCTACAGAGGGGTGCTCAGGGAGGTTCCTACAATTTGCAATGCACCAGGAGGTTCTTGGGTCATGCCCATTGCATGAATGCTGGCAAAACAAAGATGCTCCAAATACAGCGGTGACACAAGGGATGAAAATAGAGGTCTAGTTGTAAGAAGCAAGAGCCTCCACTAAGGGCAAATCAACAGGACTGTGAGAATGTTGGATGTGAGGCACATAGGGTATTCAGCATGGATCATTTTGAGCTTGAATTATTGGAAACTAAAACATCATATTAAAGATATAAGATGAGAATAGTAGACATTACTTTTCTAACAAACGCAGGTGAACATTAATGCTTCGTTATTTTTTTCGGATGTGAACAAGAAATGCAATTGTATCAATTCTGCAGAGAATTGGAAGTTTGAGGCAGTGGCTCAGGCTTGACTCAGTCTTGGGAGGGGTGTCTGAGATCCAAAAATTTTGGTGtcatttagagagacagagaggcagatggattctctttctcctcctcttcagccTTATGGTAATCCTTCCCAAGTCTTTCCTTGAGTTTCAAAAGTCAGAAATGTGATTGTAATTTTCATCTAGCTTCAGGAATGCCATTTAAACTAATCAATTTGTAAGACAGGAACTTATCATGAGAGATCAAATATTCATCTGTGATATGAGTTGTATCTTACAAGAAACCACAACTGCACTAAAGGATCTCCAAGAGTTAAGAGTCTAGGCCATAAATCAGAAGGCTGCGCAGTGAGCCAAcaattaaataaaggaaattgaAATTTCCTAACTGAGAATTTCTCCAAGATAAGGTAGCTAGCTTGCccttttaagactattttttgCCCAGAAACAGCCTGGTACAGTGAGTGTGCAGAACTTGGGTTCCAAAGCCCCCTTCTCAAGTATTGGTCCTGTGTTTACCAGCCATGTAACCTTTGGCACCCCAGCCAACCCTTCAGAAcctttttcctcatctgtagaagagGGTCTATTTAATAATATCACTGTATCTTCATTGCAGGTTCCTACAATGagatcaaataaaaaatggataaaagtacTGTGGGATGCAagagtttgatttattttttactgattgTAGATTGTTTGTCACtagaaccaggcagagagccctATCATTTCTCAACAGATGAGAGACAGACTCACAAACTCAACATGTTTGATTCATTGTTTCTAGGCAACTTGCAAATCACCATCTTTTATTTCCAGTATCTTTCATATATGAcaagatcactttttaaaataattatagttcagtttaattatatcaataatcaAGATTTGAGATAAAACATGGAAAGATATGGTAGACAGCCTCCAAGATGGTCTCATTTGTCCCCTTTCCCAGTATCCATGCCCTTGTGCCCTCTTTCCAGTGAGTATGGGCTGGATTTGGTGATTCATTCCTAAAGAATAGAATTCAGCTGAACTCATGGGATATCACTTCCAATACTACATTTTAAGACTCTGATTTCTATCTAGGGTGCTTTTGCTCTCACTATCTCCAGGATCACTTCACCAGGGAGAAGTCAGTTGCCGTGCTATGAGGCAGCccagggaagagggagcaggaaactgtaagatgataaaaaattgccattttattttaaatgctaacTTTTGGAGCTATCTGTTACACAGTTAATAGCTAATTACATGAGCAAATCAACAGCTAATGCAAATTTAAGGGCAAAGACCACACTGTTGTGCCACTTGCAGAACCATGGAAATACCTGGTACTGCAGCCCTGAATGGATAAAAGGACAGGTGAAATTAGGAGGAGGctgataagagagagaaaaaggagaagccTAAAAACTGGAAATACCTTCAGAGTGAAGACAAGTTTCAATAGGGTGAGAGAGTGAGGACAACAATCAAAGAAAAAGTTGTGTCAGAATAGTATGATGTTTTCCATTTAATTGTTTataatcatttattcttttattttccttgggttCAGATTCTGTGACTATCCTCAAGGGAGTTTTAATAtgcatgactttttaaatatgcatgaCTTTTATTGCCTAATTTGGCTTTTGTTCATGTAGATTCAGGTCATGTCACCTTATTATATTCCTTGGTAAGATATTTATAAGAATTGATGACCAAACATCCTGAGAAACTCCTTTTAATTGACATGATCCAATAACTTAATTCAAACTTTTATGAGGCAGTGAGTAAATGGTTCAGAGAGTCATGTGCAAGAAAGtggttagaaatattttataaggctctttgaggggcacctgggtggctcagtgggttaaggctctttGATGTCTACTAAAAGTAATTTAGTAAGTAGATATTAACTGTTTACCAGTCAGCTTTTACTGAAGCCTAATCCTGGGATTATTTTTGAAGTTTCAGCACAATTGAAGACTTCACTGTTCTTAATAAGTTTGGGCACCAAACTGTTGCTTTTCCACATTGGTCCTGTGACTTTCCTGTCACCCCCAATATAATTGACAATAATGCCATCTAATTGTAACTATTCCCTCTCATGTGAGGCACTGAAGATACTTCTTTTATTGACACTATAAATATATCAGAACGGCTAGTATGAAAACACTCTTAGAACATAAAGAAACATGGGTTAAAGAGCGACTCATGATTCAAACACATCCTTTTCCATTACACATATAAATGGTCTGATGGGCTGAGAAGGTATAGCCCTGTTTAAGATAGTTTACCGAATCTGTGTGATATCATAAAAGACTCAATATCATATAATAAAGCCAAAACTTTGCTTGCAGAAAGGTCCTATATGATAATCTCTTCCAGGTAAGGATATACACAAATAGATAATTGGTCCATTCTATAAGCTAGGATGACTCCTATTGCTGTTAGATGGGAATATAAAGGAGTATCTCTTCCATGTCCCAAAGTTCATATTGTTGAGGTCTCATGAGttacaaacaaaacaactggCTGAAGATGTAGAATGCAGAGGTAATAAAGAAATGTCAGTCGATCCATTATTTTTTGTTCACAGTCACAGGTAACCAGAAACATCAACTAAGCCATGGAGATACAGTCGAATCAATCATCCACAGATGACTTCATCCTCTTGGGCATTTTTTCTCACAGTCCAACTGACCTTGTCCTCTTCTCTCTAGTTATGGTGGTCTTCACAGTGGCCCTCTGTGGGAATGttatcctcctcttcctcatctatATAGATCCTCGACTTCAtacacccatgtacttcttcctcagtCAGCTCTCCCTCATGGACCTCATGTTGGTCTGTACCAATGTGCCAAAGATGGTAGTCAACTTCCTATCTGGCAGGAAGTCCATCTCTTTTGTGGGTTGTGGCATACAAATTGGCCTCTTTGTCTGTCTTGTGGGGTCTGAGGGGCTCTTGCTGGGACTCATGGcttatgaccgctatgtggccattaGCCACCCACTTCACTATCCTGTCCTCATGAGTCAGAGGGTCTGCCTCCAGATTGTTGGGAGCTCCTGGGCCTTCGGGATAATAGATGGTGTGATCCAGATGGTGGTAGTAATGACCTTCCCCTACTGTGGCTGGAGGGAAGTGAACCACTTCTTTTGTGAGATGCTATCCTTGTTGAAACTGGCCTGTATAGACACATCCATTTTTGAGAACGTTATATATGCTTGTTGTGTCTTCATGctgtttcttcccttctccatcaTCGTTGCCTCCTATGCTCGTATCCTGAGGGCTGTGCTCCGCATGCGCTCTGCTCAGGCTGGCAAAAAGGCCCTGGCCACCTGTTCTTCCCATCTGACAGCTGTCTCCCTCTTCTACGGGGCAGCCATGTTCATCTACCTGAGGCCTCAGCGCTACCGGGCTCCCAGCCATGACAAGGTGGTCTCTATCTTCTACACAGTCCTTACGCCTATGCTCAACCCCTTCATTTATAGCTTGAGAAACCGGGAGGTGATGGGGGCCCTGAGAAAGGGGTTGGACCATTGCAGGATTGGCAGTCAGCACTGAAGGACCAGGACATCCTGTGCCTGGCAATGCCATCCCTTGATTCTGTGACTTTGAGTAAATAATCTCTGTGTGAGGCTCTGTTTCCTCACTGTTAATGATGATCATAATACCTGCaggcttttttaaaatcctaaaccCTCTCTGTGTGTAGTgaaaaaacagctttttttttttaagattttatttatttatttgacagacagagatcacaagtaggcagagagaggaagaagcaggctccccgctgagcagagagcctgatgcggagcttgatgccaggaccctgagatcacgacctgagcctaaggcagaggctctaacccactgagccacccaggtgcccccaaaacagcttttatatttttacccaATATTTAGTGAGctaattcatttgtaaaatgcattACATTGGAATGTAGGACTTTGTAAACCCAAGCACGTGCAGAAGTAAGGCATTGGGATTATTGTcccttattgtttattttttttgtcccTTATTGTTTAAATCTAGAATTATTTCTAATATCAGAGAATGCCCTGAATTTGACTTCCTTACTCTTATTGCGATTCTCTACCATTGAGTCAGAACTTACTATGTGCCGGAAACATACAATATtccatatgtgtatgtatagatatcatttctctgattttttaaaggtcTCACACTAGTTTCTTAGATGAAACTGGATGAAATCATCATACAGATGATGAAAAATAAGCTTATAAAATTCTCTTTAGAGAGTGCTCACCTTTCATGCTCTGTAagtaggaactttttttttaaatatataagtggggtttttttgaccttttaagtttttatttttaactccagttagttaatacacagtgttatattcatttcaggtgagTATAGTAACTCAACACTTCCATGTATCATccgtgctcatcataagtgcactctttaatccccatcacctatgtcACCTATCCACCCAgtaaccatcggtttgttctccatagttaagagtctgttgcttgctttgtctttctctttttttccctttgccttttgGTTTCTTATATgatccatatatgagtgaaatcatacagcatttgtcattctctgacttatttcacttagcatcatactccCTTTCTCTATCCATGTCCTTTGCAAATGCAAGCTGTCATTCTTTTTGTGGctaaatagtatttcatttacacataccacatctttatccattcatatatctatggatacttgggctgcttccataacttggctgtTATAGAAAATGCTGCTATACATATTAGAGTGTGTGCATccccttgaattagtgtttttttattctttgggtaaatagtattgtgattgctggatcataggttacttctgtttttaactttttttttaagattttatccatttatctgagagatagagacagtgagagagaacatgagcagggaacagagcaagagggagaagcagagtccctgctgagcagggagcctggtgcagtgctcaacctcaggaccctgggatcatgacctgagctgaaggcagacacttaaccaactgagccacccaagtgcccttatttttaaattttcaaggaacctctatactgatttccagagtagctacactagtttgcattcccatcgaCAGTGTACAAATgttgctttttctccacatcttcatcaatACCTGTTGTTCctgtgctgttgattttagccattctgacaggtgcaaggtgacatcccattgtagttttgatttgtatgtctcTAGTGGTAAGTGGTgatgaatgtcttttcatgtgtttgttgtccatcttcatgtcttctttggagaaatgtctgttcatgtttcctacccattttttaattgggttatttgtgtgACCAGGAAATTTATACAGACTTCTTGAAGTCTtatattctttaaagaataaagtgCAAAGTCTTTAGGATTCTTGAGAGAAGAGGTAAATACCTTTATTGTCtggaacataagaaatacatAGGGAAGTGCTGTAAATATAATCCTCCAACAAAATTAaccactttttattatttcagtttctgtAAGAGGAAAAAATTCACCATACTATTTTCCCTTGGGAAATTATATTTGGAACATAAACGGCAGAATTCGATCTGTATTTGAAGACATAGTTTTAAATATCTGCAGTTATTGGTGTTATTTGTATCCATCCATCTAAACTCTGTACCAGCTACAATAAAactttttctggaagaaaatattctttgttgcattcagaaaaaagaaaggacagaattGTGTTCTGGAAGTTGGACTAAACCACAGGAAATTATTTGCTTAGTTTTCAGCTTGGAGAGAATGGAGGGCAGTGGCACTAATAATCACTGTAATTCTTGGGACCTACCATGGGGAGATGACTTTAGATTGTCTCTGCACTTTAATCTCATTACAAACATTTTGTGGTGAACATCATTATGTGCCTTTTACAGACAAGGACACTGGGGCTCAGACCACTTAAGTCCCTTACCTTACCCTCACTCCCCAgttctctccacccctccctgagAAACAGTTTGTTTGTTGGAACAACTGAGATGAGCAGAGAACTTTGCAGGAGTCACCCTTCGCTTGGAGTTTAATTGCCAGAGACTGGGGACAGAAATGTGACAGAGAAGGAGTCTCCAAGGATTTgtgaaaatataagtaaatttcCTTAGTCACAGCAGAGGGGGAGAACAGTAGGTGCAGTGAGGAGTGTCAGGGAATAAAACCTCTCAGGTGGGCCCTGGACCTGGCTCAGTGAGGGTTTCTTTCCACAGGTGAGGTTCTGTTTTCTCATTAATCAtgaaaccccctccccccatggtccaGCCCACTCCCTGTGCTCCCCTTATGAATGAGGGATAAACGTTCTCTCTGCactataatttctatttctgaaagacTTTTTCTAACCCCTGGCATGAAGTGCTCTCTTCCAGgttttcctgtgtttctttatTGAGACCAAACAGGTATCCCATTTTAACCAATCTTAGCATTTCTTCAAAACCTTTCACAGCCTTTGTGGAAGGCATTGGGTATTTCCTGCCCGTGGATGAGGAGTGCCCCAGATACCTCAGACAATACCCTTTTTCACAGGATATGAGGAGAGTCTGGAGTTTTCATGACAttagtctttctttctcctgaaaaTTTCTCCTCTTTACCTTTCCTAGGTCCTTCCTGCTTCCATTTCAGCCCCATTTCCTTTAAGGAAATGGAGGTGCACTGGTTTCCCTGCACTGAGAGAGACCTTGTTGCAGACCCAACTGACTAATCAGAACAGCCATCCCTTGGTGATGAAGTCTGCTCTCCAAGGACTCTAGATTGAAACCTGTCCTCCTGACTCCCTAGCCCGTCCTGGTGTTATTGATTAGAACGTTTACATTAAAGGTCTTCCTTTCTGAATAATTCCACTTACCATCTCTGTCATCATATGCTTTAGCATTTTTGTTCTTAATTAATGGTTTAAGACTTTTAAATGGAGGGAAGGAttgaatcatatttttttttttggtatggggctgtcaaagtttccttttttcagttaaaaacacACTTCTCATTCAGTATCAAATACACATGTGTCACAGATTTTATTCAACTTATTAATTAATGGATATCTCAGACAGTAAAAGTAGTTCCAGGAACAAAGTAACTGCATGGCcatcagaaaatttatttttaaaaattaaagaatgatttctgggaagatggtggagtaaaATGACCTAAGTTTACCTTATCCCATGTGTACAAGTAGATAAAATTCAGATCAgtttaaaaaacccagaaaacgaCCCAGAGACTGGGAGAATTAGCTCCATAACTAATTtaaagaagaggccacatcaaagagggtAGGGGGTAGAGACATGGGGAACTAA
Proteins encoded in this window:
- the LOC116585550 gene encoding olfactory receptor 2V2, translated to MEIQSNQSSTDDFILLGIFSHSPTDLVLFSLVMVVFTVALCGNVILLFLIYIDPRLHTPMYFFLSQLSLMDLMLVCTNVPKMVVNFLSGRKSISFVGCGIQIGLFVCLVGSEGLLLGLMAYDRYVAISHPLHYPVLMSQRVCLQIVGSSWAFGIIDGVIQMVVVMTFPYCGWREVNHFFCEMLSLLKLACIDTSIFENVIYACCVFMLFLPFSIIVASYARILRAVLRMRSAQAGKKALATCSSHLTAVSLFYGAAMFIYLRPQRYRAPSHDKVVSIFYTVLTPMLNPFIYSLRNREVMGALRKGLDHCRIGSQH